A region from the Streptomyces sp. 3214.6 genome encodes:
- a CDS encoding acyl-CoA dehydrogenase family protein: protein MNLGLSEEQAAVRRLAREFVDREIAPHVVAWDRAEDVDRSIVKKLGEVGFLGLTIDEEYGGSGGDHLAYCLVTEELGRGDSSVRGIVSVSLGLVAKSVAAWGNEEQKRRWLPGLTSGAYVGCFGLTEPGTGSDAGNLSTRAVREGDEYVINGTKMFITNGTWADVVLLFARSTDAPGHKGVSAFLVPTDTPGLGRRTLHGKLGLRGQATAELVLDDVRVPTSAMLAPEGKGFSVAMSALAKGRMSVAAGCVGIAQAALDAAVRYAGEREQFGKPIARHQLVQELISDIAVDVDAARLLTWRVADLVDRGLPFAVESSKAKLFASEAAVRAANNALQVFGGYGYIDEYPAGKLLRDARVMTLYEGTSQIQKLLIGRALTGVSAF, encoded by the coding sequence GTGAACCTGGGGCTCAGCGAGGAGCAGGCCGCCGTCCGGCGGCTCGCCAGGGAATTCGTGGACCGCGAGATCGCCCCGCATGTCGTCGCCTGGGACCGTGCGGAGGACGTCGACCGGTCCATCGTGAAGAAGCTCGGCGAGGTCGGCTTCCTCGGTCTGACCATCGACGAGGAGTACGGCGGCTCCGGCGGCGACCATCTCGCGTACTGCCTGGTCACCGAGGAGCTGGGGCGCGGGGACTCCTCCGTGCGCGGAATCGTCTCCGTCTCGCTGGGGCTCGTCGCCAAGAGCGTCGCCGCGTGGGGGAACGAGGAGCAGAAACGGCGCTGGCTGCCGGGGCTGACGTCCGGCGCGTACGTCGGCTGCTTCGGGCTGACCGAGCCCGGCACCGGCTCGGACGCCGGGAACCTCTCGACGCGGGCGGTACGGGAGGGCGACGAGTACGTCATCAACGGCACGAAGATGTTCATCACGAACGGCACCTGGGCGGACGTCGTGCTGCTGTTCGCCCGGTCGACCGACGCGCCGGGGCACAAGGGGGTCTCCGCCTTCCTCGTGCCGACCGACACACCGGGGCTGGGCCGCCGCACCCTGCACGGCAAGCTCGGTCTGCGGGGCCAGGCGACCGCCGAACTGGTGCTCGACGACGTCCGGGTGCCCACCTCCGCGATGCTGGCGCCCGAGGGGAAGGGATTCTCCGTCGCGATGTCGGCGCTGGCCAAGGGGCGGATGTCGGTCGCGGCGGGCTGCGTCGGCATCGCACAGGCCGCCCTGGACGCGGCGGTGCGGTACGCGGGGGAGCGGGAGCAGTTCGGGAAGCCCATCGCCCGGCATCAGCTGGTGCAGGAGCTGATCAGCGACATCGCGGTCGACGTCGACGCGGCTCGGCTGCTGACCTGGCGGGTCGCCGATCTCGTCGACCGGGGGCTGCCGTTCGCGGTGGAGTCCTCCAAGGCCAAGCTCTTCGCCTCCGAGGCCGCCGTCCGCGCCGCCAACAACGCCCTCCAGGTCTTCGGCGGTTACGGCTACATCGACGAGTACCCGGCGGGCAAGCTCCTGCGTGACGCCCGGGTGATGACCCTCTACGAGGGCACCAGTCAGATCCAGAAGCTGCTCATCGGGCGGGCGTTGACGGGGGTCTCGGCGTTCTGA
- a CDS encoding YiaA/YiaB family inner membrane protein, whose translation MSETPVKQSTAAFYGQAVASFAVAMAATAIGIFKLNADAWVRGFLAIAVLYLVTSAFTLAKVIRDKQDAAGRVYSPFEKL comes from the coding sequence ATGAGTGAGACACCCGTCAAGCAGAGCACCGCCGCCTTCTACGGCCAGGCGGTCGCGTCCTTCGCCGTCGCCATGGCGGCCACCGCCATCGGCATCTTCAAGCTGAACGCCGACGCCTGGGTGCGGGGCTTTCTCGCGATCGCCGTCCTGTACCTCGTCACGTCCGCGTTCACGCTGGCCAAGGTGATCAGGGACAAGCAGGACGCGGCGGGCCGGGTGTACAGCCCCTTCGAGAAGCTCTGA
- a CDS encoding TetR/AcrR family transcriptional regulator: MSTAEETTGGEVEPWEEVTPDAARRLLVAAVEAFAERGYHATTTRDIAGRAGMSPAALYIHYKTKEELLHRISRIGHDRALDILRTAAAGEGDATRRLADAVSSFVRWHAGRRTTARVVQYELDALGAEARAEILDLRRQVDAEVRGIIEDGVASGEFDVPDVRGTTLAVLSLCIDVARWFNVNGSRTPDEVGALYADLVLRMVGAAK; this comes from the coding sequence ATGAGTACGGCGGAGGAGACGACCGGCGGCGAGGTCGAGCCGTGGGAAGAGGTCACCCCTGACGCGGCCCGGCGGCTGCTCGTCGCCGCCGTGGAGGCCTTCGCCGAGCGCGGCTACCACGCGACGACGACCCGTGACATCGCGGGCCGCGCGGGGATGAGCCCGGCCGCCCTCTACATCCACTACAAGACCAAGGAAGAGCTGCTGCACCGCATCAGCCGGATCGGTCACGACCGGGCGTTGGACATCCTGCGCACGGCGGCCGCCGGCGAGGGCGATGCCACCCGGCGGCTCGCGGACGCCGTGAGCTCCTTCGTCCGCTGGCACGCCGGGCGGCGCACCACGGCGCGGGTCGTCCAGTACGAACTGGACGCGCTCGGTGCTGAGGCCCGCGCGGAGATCCTCGACCTGCGCCGCCAGGTCGACGCCGAGGTGCGCGGGATCATCGAGGACGGCGTGGCGAGCGGCGAGTTCGACGTGCCGGACGTGCGGGGGACGACGCTGGCGGTGCTGTCCCTGTGCATTGATGTGGCCCGTTGGTTCAACGTCAACGGATCCCGTACGCCTGACGAGGTCGGCGCGTTGTACGCCGACCTCGTGCTGCGGATGGTGGGTGCGGCGAAGTGA
- a CDS encoding MaoC family dehydratase codes for MAEPRIFTSAEELKAAVGEQLGHTDWLEVDQKRIDLFAEATGDHQWIHVDPEKAAAGPFGTTIAHGYLTLSLLPLFGPQLIKVEGVKMGVNYGTNKVRFPSPVPVGSRLRATATITGADDVPGGVQVTVAFTVEREGGDKPACVAESVSRYYL; via the coding sequence ATGGCAGAGCCGAGGATCTTCACATCCGCCGAGGAACTGAAGGCGGCGGTGGGCGAGCAGCTGGGACACACCGACTGGCTGGAGGTCGACCAGAAGCGGATCGACCTGTTCGCGGAGGCCACCGGCGACCACCAGTGGATCCACGTCGACCCGGAGAAGGCCGCCGCCGGCCCTTTCGGGACGACCATCGCGCACGGCTACCTCACCCTCTCCCTGCTGCCGCTCTTCGGCCCCCAGCTGATCAAGGTCGAGGGCGTGAAGATGGGCGTCAACTACGGGACGAACAAGGTGCGCTTCCCGTCCCCCGTCCCCGTGGGCTCGCGCCTGCGCGCCACCGCGACGATCACCGGCGCGGACGACGTACCGGGCGGCGTCCAGGTCACCGTCGCCTTCACGGTGGAACGCGAGGGCGGGGACAAGCCGGCATGCGTGGCGGAGTCCGTGTCCCGCTACTACCTGTAG
- the soxR gene encoding redox-sensitive transcriptional activator SoxR has product MPQIPEKIHELTVGQLAARSGAAVSALHFYESKGLISSRRTAGNQRRYHRDTLRRVAFVRAAQRVGIPLATIRAALAELPEERTPTREDWARLSQAWRAELDERIKQLNRLRDHLTDCIGCGCLSLATCVLSNPDDVFGERASGSRLLVERKPESERACREC; this is encoded by the coding sequence GTGCCGCAGATTCCCGAGAAGATCCATGAGCTCACGGTCGGCCAGCTCGCCGCGCGCAGCGGCGCCGCCGTTTCCGCCCTGCACTTCTATGAGTCCAAAGGCCTGATCAGCAGTCGGCGCACGGCCGGCAACCAACGGCGATACCACCGGGACACGCTGCGGCGGGTTGCCTTCGTGCGGGCGGCGCAACGGGTCGGGATTCCCCTGGCCACCATTCGTGCGGCGCTCGCCGAACTTCCCGAGGAGCGCACGCCGACCCGGGAGGACTGGGCCCGTCTGTCGCAGGCTTGGCGTGCGGAACTGGACGAGCGCATCAAGCAGCTCAACCGGCTTCGCGATCACCTCACGGACTGCATCGGCTGCGGGTGTCTGTCCCTCGCCACGTGTGTGCTGTCCAACCCGGACGACGTGTTCGGCGAACGGGCCTCCGGGTCACGGCTGTTGGTGGAGCGGAAGCCTGAGAGTGAGCGCGCCTGTCGGGAGTGCTGA
- a CDS encoding penicillin acylase family protein: MPRRTPRTTLDRLRTPGRFPGFLKTASVCALIAGLLSPLSQVAVAAEATAAGDYCGGQCSDILPPGENGNATLAQVLLNQAFGTQPDHAEDQLGPYANLAKGYPTLTNATINTFFNDASFGVPSDQVASTLSPAGRSDVTIVRDKKTGVPHITGTTRYGTEFGAGYAAAQDRLWLMDVFRHVGRGQVTNFAGGAPSNQGLEQQFWRDAPYTEADLQAQIDNAIATNGARGRQALDDANAYLAGVNAYIDASDSGRYFPGEYVLTGHKDSITNAGTIDHFKITDLVALASVIGSLFGSGGGGEVNNAISLLAAQDKYGVAQGTQVWEAFRERNDPEAVLTVHNGESFPYAGKPASPQGEALPDAGSVTAEPLIYDATGTGAAASATAASAKATATALSSARRGMSNALVVSGKATASGHPIAVFGPQTGYFAPQLLMLQEIQGPGISARGASFAGLSMYVELGRGQDYAWSATTSGQDIIDTYAVELCQDDYHYLYHGVCTAMDVVEQKNAWKPTTADGTAAGSYTMRVYRTKYGPVQYRATVGGKKVAYTTLRSSYLHEADSIIGFQMLNDPDYVKSPQDFQSAVQHINYTFNWFYADSTHTAYYNSGNNPVRASGVDAEFPVWAQAAYEWKNWVPATNTAEYTPASAHPNSIDQDYYISWNNKQAKDYATASWGDGSVHRGNLLEDRVKKLVAAGGVTRASLTKAMADAALADLRAEDVLPDLLKVINSSTVTDTTAAAAVTKLQTWLRAGGKRTETAAGSKTYADADAIRILDAWWPLLVKAEFEPGLGTGLYTAFTANLPVDEAPSAAHGPTGAHAGSSFQYGWWSYVDKDIRAVLGESVQGGLTQKYCGGGTLSGCRDVLISTLKTAAGKTTAQVYPGDTLCAAGNQWCADSIVQRTLGGIKHGNISWQNRPTFQQVVEFTSHR, encoded by the coding sequence ATGCCACGGCGAACCCCCCGTACCACTCTCGACAGACTGAGAACTCCCGGCAGATTCCCCGGGTTCCTGAAGACCGCTTCCGTATGCGCGCTGATTGCCGGTCTTTTGTCCCCGCTTTCCCAAGTCGCGGTCGCCGCCGAGGCCACGGCCGCGGGCGACTACTGCGGCGGACAGTGTTCCGACATCCTGCCGCCCGGCGAGAACGGCAACGCCACCCTCGCCCAGGTCCTGCTCAACCAGGCCTTCGGAACCCAGCCCGACCACGCCGAGGACCAACTCGGCCCGTACGCCAACCTGGCCAAGGGCTACCCGACGCTCACCAACGCCACGATCAACACGTTCTTCAACGACGCGTCGTTCGGCGTCCCTTCCGATCAAGTCGCCTCCACCCTGAGCCCCGCCGGCCGCAGTGACGTGACGATCGTCCGCGACAAGAAGACGGGCGTACCGCACATCACCGGTACCACCAGATACGGCACCGAGTTCGGCGCCGGGTATGCGGCGGCCCAGGACCGGCTGTGGCTCATGGACGTCTTCCGGCACGTCGGCCGCGGACAGGTCACCAACTTCGCGGGCGGAGCCCCCTCCAACCAGGGTCTGGAACAGCAGTTCTGGCGCGACGCTCCGTACACCGAGGCAGACCTCCAGGCCCAGATAGACAACGCCATCGCCACCAACGGCGCCCGCGGCCGACAGGCTCTCGACGACGCCAACGCGTACCTGGCCGGCGTCAACGCCTATATCGACGCCTCCGACAGCGGCCGCTACTTCCCCGGTGAATACGTTCTGACCGGCCACAAGGACTCAATCACCAACGCCGGCACCATAGATCACTTCAAGATCACCGATCTGGTGGCGCTGGCCTCGGTCATCGGCTCGCTCTTCGGCTCCGGCGGCGGTGGCGAGGTCAACAACGCGATCTCGCTGCTCGCCGCGCAGGACAAGTACGGCGTGGCGCAGGGCACCCAGGTCTGGGAGGCGTTCCGCGAGCGCAACGACCCCGAGGCCGTCCTCACCGTCCACAACGGCGAGAGCTTCCCGTACGCCGGCAAGCCCGCGAGCCCGCAGGGCGAGGCGCTGCCCGACGCCGGGTCGGTGACCGCGGAACCGCTGATCTACGACGCGACGGGGACGGGGGCCGCCGCGAGCGCCACCGCCGCCTCCGCCAAGGCGACCGCGACCGCCCTCAGCTCGGCCCGGCGGGGCATGTCCAACGCCCTCGTGGTGAGCGGGAAGGCCACGGCCAGTGGTCACCCCATCGCCGTCTTCGGGCCGCAGACCGGCTACTTCGCCCCGCAGCTGCTCATGCTGCAGGAGATCCAGGGGCCCGGCATCAGCGCTCGCGGCGCCTCGTTCGCGGGTCTGAGCATGTACGTCGAACTCGGCCGCGGCCAGGACTACGCGTGGAGCGCCACGACCTCCGGCCAGGACATCATCGACACCTACGCGGTCGAACTGTGCCAGGACGACTACCACTACCTGTACCACGGCGTCTGCACGGCCATGGACGTCGTCGAACAGAAGAACGCCTGGAAGCCGACCACCGCCGACGGCACCGCCGCCGGTTCGTACACGATGCGCGTCTACCGCACCAAGTACGGGCCCGTGCAGTACCGGGCCACCGTGGGCGGCAAGAAGGTCGCCTACACCACCCTGCGCTCGTCGTATCTGCACGAGGCCGACTCGATCATCGGCTTCCAGATGCTGAACGACCCGGACTACGTCAAGAGCCCGCAGGACTTCCAGAGCGCGGTGCAGCACATCAACTACACCTTCAACTGGTTCTACGCCGACTCCACGCACACCGCCTACTACAACAGCGGCAACAACCCGGTGCGCGCGAGCGGCGTCGACGCCGAGTTCCCGGTGTGGGCGCAGGCGGCCTACGAGTGGAAGAACTGGGTGCCGGCCACCAACACGGCCGAGTACACCCCGGCCTCGGCACACCCCAACTCCATCGACCAGGACTACTACATCTCCTGGAACAACAAGCAGGCCAAGGACTACGCGACGGCCTCCTGGGGCGACGGGTCCGTGCACCGCGGCAACCTGCTGGAGGACCGGGTGAAGAAGCTGGTCGCGGCCGGCGGCGTCACGCGTGCCTCGCTGACGAAGGCGATGGCGGACGCGGCGCTCGCCGATCTGCGCGCCGAGGACGTCCTGCCCGACCTGCTGAAGGTGATCAACAGCTCCACGGTCACCGACACCACGGCCGCGGCCGCGGTGACCAAGCTGCAGACCTGGCTGAGGGCGGGCGGCAAGCGCACGGAGACCGCGGCCGGTTCGAAGACGTACGCCGACGCCGACGCGATCCGCATCCTGGACGCCTGGTGGCCGCTGCTGGTCAAGGCCGAGTTCGAACCCGGTCTCGGCACCGGCCTGTACACGGCGTTCACGGCCAACCTGCCCGTCGACGAGGCCCCGTCGGCCGCCCACGGCCCGACCGGGGCGCACGCCGGAAGCTCCTTCCAGTACGGCTGGTGGAGCTATGTCGACAAGGACATCCGGGCCGTGCTCGGGGAGAGCGTGCAGGGCGGGCTGACGCAGAAGTACTGCGGCGGCGGCACCCTCAGCGGCTGCCGGGACGTCCTGATCAGCACCCTGAAGACGGCGGCCGGCAAGACCACGGCCCAGGTCTACCCCGGCGACACCCTGTGCGCGGCGGGCAACCAGTGGTGCGCCGACTCGATCGTCCAGCGCACCCTGGGAGGCATCAAGCACGGCAACATCAGCTGGCAGAACCGGCCCACCTTCCAGCAGGTGGTGGAGTTCACCTCACACCGGTAG
- a CDS encoding serine-threonine protein kinase has translation MADPAMSVTPYWELTFDADGDVDGGRRDRLLSEVNRRGVHDLIVFSHGWNSDRSGARRLYSSFFAPIPALAPAAKIGYVGVVWPSMRFSDEPIPDFPRSVAAGPAHCPALDEDTRHALLETFPGRATVVDRIARMLEQRPPEEAELEEFGRLVRLLVDVMPPGPQALCAADTLAEGVPQDEPEMFTGSTAAACEEFARALAGLESPCGAEEFSLPNPWDGAHELLRQATYYAMKRRAGTVGERGLGPLVGRLASVAPGVRVHLVGHSFGGRLVSFALRGLPEGVRTVKSVTLLQGAFSHYAFATRLPHDARAGGVLQGRQDRIDGPLVCCYSSFDTALGTMYPLASRMAGDERGAVEEFGIGAALGAKWGAMGHDGVQAVPGTRACTLAEALAASLPASGCVNVDAAAVVRRGGAPSGAHSDIVHPELARLVLAAGRIR, from the coding sequence ATGGCGGATCCTGCGATGAGCGTGACTCCATACTGGGAGCTGACCTTCGACGCCGACGGGGACGTCGACGGCGGCCGGCGGGACCGGCTGCTGAGCGAGGTGAACCGGCGCGGCGTCCATGACCTGATCGTCTTCTCGCACGGCTGGAACAGCGACCGTTCCGGCGCGCGTCGGCTCTACAGCAGCTTCTTCGCCCCGATCCCCGCGCTCGCCCCGGCCGCGAAGATCGGTTACGTGGGCGTCGTATGGCCGTCGATGCGGTTCTCGGACGAGCCGATCCCCGACTTCCCGCGGTCCGTGGCGGCCGGCCCGGCGCACTGCCCGGCGCTGGACGAGGACACCCGCCACGCCCTCCTGGAGACCTTCCCGGGCCGGGCCACGGTGGTCGACCGGATCGCGCGGATGCTGGAGCAGCGGCCGCCCGAGGAGGCCGAGCTGGAGGAGTTCGGGCGGCTGGTGCGACTGCTGGTGGACGTGATGCCGCCGGGACCGCAGGCACTGTGCGCGGCGGACACCCTGGCGGAGGGGGTGCCGCAGGACGAGCCGGAGATGTTCACCGGCTCCACGGCGGCGGCCTGCGAGGAGTTCGCGCGGGCCCTGGCCGGGCTCGAATCCCCGTGTGGTGCCGAGGAGTTCAGCCTGCCCAACCCGTGGGACGGGGCGCACGAGCTGCTGCGTCAGGCGACGTACTACGCGATGAAGCGGCGCGCGGGGACGGTGGGCGAACGGGGACTCGGGCCGCTCGTCGGCCGACTGGCGAGCGTGGCGCCCGGCGTCCGTGTGCACCTGGTGGGACACAGCTTCGGCGGGCGGCTGGTGTCGTTCGCGCTGCGTGGACTGCCCGAGGGGGTGCGCACGGTGAAGTCGGTGACGCTGCTCCAGGGTGCCTTCTCGCACTACGCCTTCGCGACCAGGCTGCCGCACGACGCGCGCGCGGGAGGGGTGCTCCAGGGCCGGCAGGACCGCATCGACGGCCCTCTGGTGTGCTGCTACTCCTCCTTCGACACGGCGCTGGGCACGATGTACCCGCTGGCCTCCCGGATGGCGGGCGACGAGCGAGGGGCAGTCGAGGAGTTCGGCATCGGGGCGGCGCTCGGCGCCAAATGGGGCGCGATGGGACACGACGGGGTGCAGGCGGTGCCGGGCACCCGCGCGTGCACACTCGCCGAGGCGCTGGCCGCTTCCCTGCCGGCGTCGGGCTGCGTGAACGTGGACGCGGCGGCCGTGGTCCGGCGCGGCGGAGCGCCGTCCGGGGCGCACAGCGACATCGTGCACCCCGAACTGGCGCGGTTGGTGCTGGCGGCGGGCCGGATCCGTTAG
- a CDS encoding SDR family oxidoreductase yields the protein MVEAVQDAGVVVTGAGGGIGAALARRFAAEGARVVVNDLDAGRAQAVADEIGGIAVPGDAAGIVEQAREALGGTVDVYCANAGVASGGSEAADAAVWALAWDVNVMAHVRAAHALLPEWLERGRGRFVSTVSAAGLLTMIGAAPYSVTKHGAYAFAEWLSLTYRHRGISVHAICPQGVRTDMLDATGSAGDLVLKPTAIEPEDVADALFKGIAEDRFLILPHPEVAGYYQVRAGDPDRWLTNMNHLQQKWEAAE from the coding sequence ATGGTGGAAGCCGTGCAGGATGCCGGGGTCGTCGTGACCGGAGCGGGGGGCGGGATCGGGGCCGCGCTGGCCCGCCGCTTCGCCGCCGAGGGGGCCCGGGTCGTCGTCAACGACCTGGACGCCGGGCGGGCGCAGGCCGTCGCCGACGAGATCGGCGGGATCGCGGTCCCCGGTGACGCCGCCGGCATCGTGGAGCAGGCCCGGGAGGCGCTCGGCGGCACCGTCGACGTGTACTGCGCCAACGCCGGGGTCGCCTCGGGCGGCTCGGAGGCGGCCGACGCGGCCGTGTGGGCGCTGGCCTGGGACGTCAACGTCATGGCTCATGTCCGGGCGGCCCACGCGCTGCTGCCCGAGTGGCTGGAGCGCGGCCGGGGCCGGTTCGTCTCCACCGTCTCGGCGGCCGGGCTGCTCACCATGATCGGCGCGGCCCCCTACAGCGTCACCAAGCACGGCGCGTACGCGTTCGCCGAGTGGCTGTCGCTGACCTACCGGCACCGGGGGATCAGCGTCCACGCGATCTGTCCCCAGGGTGTGCGCACCGACATGCTGGACGCCACCGGCAGCGCGGGCGACCTGGTGCTCAAGCCGACCGCGATCGAGCCGGAGGACGTCGCGGACGCCCTGTTCAAGGGGATCGCCGAGGACCGTTTCCTGATCCTGCCGCACCCGGAGGTCGCCGGGTACTACCAGGTGCGGGCCGGCGACCCCGACCGCTGGCTGACCAACATGAACCACCTCCAGCAGAAGTGGGAGGCCGCCGAGTGA
- a CDS encoding class I adenylate-forming enzyme family protein, giving the protein MTTPASRYAAKPWLALLDDAQRAPIDPADSLVHAFGRSVAEAPDRTCLAYFDGRLSYREVDELSDSVAGHLAARGLRRGDRVAVLLQNSPHFVLALLGAWKAGATVVPVNPMYKSGEVAHVLRDGEVAALICSDRAWESYLRETVAGSPVRIVLTGCELDFQTRGDARVLTFERLPQAADADDLTAVARAGHKAPESRAAAPADIALISYTSGTSGTPKGATNTHGNIMFNAERQRTGLPLPEAPVYYALAPLFHITGMVCQLGACLNSAGTLVLTYRFEAGVVLEAFTEHRPHYTVGPSTAFMALAAHPAATREHFSSFVNISSGGAPVPPALVEKFRAGFGPYIRNGYGLTECTAPCATVPPQLEAPVDPASGTLAVGLPGPDTVVRIVDEQGAEAPFGEQGEIVVRGPQVVPGYWRRPEATAETFPDGELRTGDIGFMDEQGWLYVVDRKKDMINASGFKVWPREVEDVLYTHPAVREAAVVGVPDGYRGETVKAYISLRPGADADAGTLAAYCKDRLAAYKYPRQVEILPDLPKTASGKILRRELRSRAQDGQ; this is encoded by the coding sequence GTGACCACGCCCGCCTCCCGTTACGCGGCCAAGCCCTGGCTGGCCCTCCTCGACGACGCCCAGCGCGCCCCGATCGACCCGGCCGACTCCCTCGTGCACGCCTTCGGCAGGTCCGTCGCCGAGGCCCCCGACCGCACCTGCCTCGCCTACTTCGACGGCCGGCTCAGCTACCGCGAGGTGGACGAGCTCAGTGACTCCGTCGCCGGTCACCTCGCCGCCCGCGGGCTGCGGCGCGGCGACCGGGTCGCCGTCCTGCTGCAGAACTCCCCGCACTTCGTCCTCGCCCTGCTGGGCGCCTGGAAGGCGGGCGCGACGGTGGTGCCCGTCAATCCGATGTACAAGTCGGGCGAGGTCGCGCACGTGCTGCGGGACGGCGAGGTGGCCGCGCTGATCTGCTCCGACCGGGCCTGGGAGTCGTATCTGCGGGAGACGGTCGCCGGCTCGCCGGTGCGGATCGTGCTCACCGGCTGCGAGCTGGACTTCCAGACGCGGGGCGACGCGCGCGTGCTGACGTTCGAGCGGCTGCCGCAGGCCGCCGACGCCGACGATCTGACGGCCGTCGCCCGCGCGGGGCACAAGGCCCCCGAGTCCCGTGCGGCCGCCCCCGCCGACATCGCCCTGATCAGCTACACCTCGGGCACCAGCGGGACGCCCAAGGGCGCCACCAACACGCACGGCAACATCATGTTCAACGCCGAGCGGCAGCGCACCGGGCTGCCCCTGCCCGAGGCGCCCGTGTACTACGCGCTCGCACCGCTGTTCCACATCACGGGCATGGTGTGTCAGCTCGGCGCCTGTCTGAACAGCGCGGGCACGCTCGTGCTGACGTACCGCTTCGAGGCGGGCGTGGTGCTGGAGGCGTTCACCGAGCACCGGCCGCACTACACGGTCGGCCCGTCCACCGCCTTTATGGCGCTGGCCGCCCATCCGGCCGCCACCCGGGAGCACTTCTCCTCGTTCGTGAACATCTCCTCGGGCGGCGCGCCGGTGCCGCCGGCCCTGGTGGAGAAGTTCCGGGCCGGCTTCGGGCCGTACATCCGCAACGGCTACGGGCTCACCGAGTGCACGGCACCCTGCGCCACCGTCCCGCCGCAGCTGGAGGCACCGGTCGATCCGGCGTCGGGGACCCTCGCCGTCGGTCTTCCCGGGCCCGACACCGTCGTACGCATCGTGGACGAGCAGGGCGCGGAGGCGCCCTTCGGCGAGCAGGGGGAGATCGTCGTGCGGGGGCCGCAGGTGGTGCCCGGGTACTGGCGGCGGCCCGAGGCCACCGCCGAGACCTTTCCCGACGGTGAGCTGCGCACCGGTGACATCGGGTTCATGGACGAGCAGGGCTGGCTGTACGTCGTCGACCGCAAGAAGGACATGATCAACGCGTCCGGCTTCAAGGTGTGGCCGCGCGAGGTCGAGGACGTGCTGTACACCCATCCGGCGGTGCGCGAGGCGGCCGTCGTCGGGGTGCCGGACGGGTACCGCGGGGAGACCGTGAAGGCGTACATCAGCCTGCGTCCGGGGGCCGACGCGGATGCCGGTACGCTCGCCGCCTACTGCAAGGACAGACTGGCGGCCTACAAGTATCCGCGCCAGGTCGAGATCCTGCCCGACCTGCCCAAGACGGCGAGTGGGAAGATCCTCCGTCGGGAACTGCGTTCCCGTGCGCAGGACGGTCAGTAG
- a CDS encoding TetR/AcrR family transcriptional regulator, with amino-acid sequence MPRTTDGAEAPVPQRLLAAATRLFAEQGYDRTSVQEIVEAAGVTKGALYHYFGSKDDLLQEVYARVLRVQQERLDAFANADEPIEKRLRGAAADVVVTTIENLDDAMIFFRSMHHLSPEKNKQVRAERRRYHERFRALVEEGQRAGVFSTATPADLVVDYHFGSVHHLSTWYRPDGPMSPQEVADHLADLLLRALRP; translated from the coding sequence GTGCCCAGGACGACGGACGGTGCGGAGGCTCCTGTTCCGCAACGGCTCCTTGCCGCCGCCACCCGGCTCTTCGCCGAGCAGGGCTACGACCGCACCTCGGTGCAGGAGATCGTGGAGGCGGCCGGCGTCACCAAGGGGGCGCTGTACCACTACTTCGGCTCCAAGGACGACCTGCTGCAGGAGGTGTACGCGCGCGTGCTGCGCGTCCAGCAGGAGCGCCTCGACGCCTTCGCGAACGCCGACGAGCCGATCGAGAAGCGGCTGCGGGGGGCGGCGGCGGACGTCGTCGTCACGACGATCGAGAACCTCGACGACGCGATGATCTTCTTCCGCTCGATGCATCACCTGAGCCCCGAGAAGAACAAGCAGGTCCGTGCCGAGCGCCGGCGGTATCACGAACGCTTCCGCGCGCTCGTCGAGGAGGGGCAGCGGGCCGGTGTCTTCTCCACCGCGACCCCGGCCGACCTGGTCGTGGACTACCACTTCGGGTCGGTGCATCACCTGTCGACCTGGTATCGCCCGGACGGTCCGATGAGCCCCCAGGAAGTCGCCGATCACCTGGCCGACCTGCTGCTGCGGGCACTGCGTCCCTGA